TCAGGAAGTGCAATGCCGATAGACATTAAATACTCGAACCATGATTTTTCGAATAACTTTAGGTAGTTTGCAAAATATACTACACCACCTGCATCAGTATCCTGGTAATATACCCTTGTTAAATACATCTGTTTCTCATAACATTTTGTTATTAAATCGTCAATATTTGATGTGCAGACTGAGGGGGATAAAGAGAATAATCACTTGATATTTTGAGCCTATTCATTTATTTTATTGTATTCTATAGCAACGATTCAAGGGAGGAAATATGAAAGCCATAGAGATAAAACCTGATATTTACTGGGTTGGGGCGATAGATTGGGGTATCAGGGATTTTCATGGCTATCTTACGCCAAATGGAACAACATACAACAATTACCTGATTAATGATAAGCAGATTACTCTTATTGACACAGTAAAACATGAATTTACTGCTATAACTATTGAAAATATAAAGAGTATTATAGTTCCATCAAGCATAGTTAATCTCATAATAAACCATATAGAACCAGATCATGCAGGCGGTATTGATATTATTATGAGACTTATACCAAAGGCCACAATCTATATAACGGAGAGAGGGAAAAGGGGACTCGACAGACATTATGATACATCAAAATGGAATTTTAAAATTGTAAAAACAGGCGATATCCTGAATATTGGTAAATACAATCTGTTATTCCTTGAGACACCGATGCTGCACTGGCCTGACTCTATGGTTACGTATGTGAAGGAGGCTAAACTTCTTATCTCACAGGATGCATTTGGACAACACATTGCAACATCAGCAAGGTTTGATGATGAATTTGTGGAATGTGCTTCACATTTTGAGCTTGAGGATGCCGTGGTTGATTATTATGCAAATATTCTCATGCCCTTTGGTCAGCTTATAAAAACAAAGATAGGAGAGATTGTGAAGCTTGGACTTGAGATTGATATGATTGCTCCTGACCATGGTATCATATGGAGGAAGGATCCAGGAAAGATATTACAAATGTACCTTGATATGGCAGATGGAAAGGCAGGTTTAAGGGTGGCAATCATTTATGATACTATGTGGCATAGCACTGAAAATATGACAATCCCGATTATGCAGGGAATTAAGGATGAAGGCGTTGATTGTAAGGTTATTAAGCTCAGGGCAACACCGATGAGCATTGCTATTAAAGAGTTCTGGAAATCAAGGGGATGCCTCATTGGGACCCCTACAATTAATAATGTCATGTTTCCGTCGGTATCAGAATTTTTGTATCATCTGGGTGGTTTGAGACCTAAAGGTAGAATTGTAGGTGCCTTTGGTAGCTATGGATGGGGTGGTGGTGCTGTGAAAGAGGTATGTGAAGCATTCAAACGTATGGGGCTTGAAATAGTGGAACCAGGGGTTCAGGTTTTATATAAGCCATCAGCTGAAGATGAAAAACAGTGTTATGAATTTGCAAGAGAATTTGCGAAAAAGGTGAAAGAATATCATGAGAAGTACATATAACGAAGGACGAGGGACGATAGACGAGGGGCGCATTTAAAATCGTCCTGATGAGCGAAGCGAATGGTCGTCCGTCGTCCTAACGAAGTGGTCATCCTTCATCTTTTTATATTAATATGGAGGTGTTAATTATGTGGAAGTGTTCAATTTGTGGCTATGAGTATGATGAGAAGACAGAGGGCACACCCTTTGAAAAACTCCCTGATGACTGGCGGTGTCCTGTTTGTGGCGCACCTAAAGATGCATTTGAGAAGGTGAAATAGAAATGCACGAAGGACGAGGGACGATAGACGAGGGGCGCATTTAAAATCG
This sequence is a window from Pseudomonadota bacterium. Protein-coding genes within it:
- a CDS encoding FprA family A-type flavoprotein, with translation MKAIEIKPDIYWVGAIDWGIRDFHGYLTPNGTTYNNYLINDKQITLIDTVKHEFTAITIENIKSIIVPSSIVNLIINHIEPDHAGGIDIIMRLIPKATIYITERGKRGLDRHYDTSKWNFKIVKTGDILNIGKYNLLFLETPMLHWPDSMVTYVKEAKLLISQDAFGQHIATSARFDDEFVECASHFELEDAVVDYYANILMPFGQLIKTKIGEIVKLGLEIDMIAPDHGIIWRKDPGKILQMYLDMADGKAGLRVAIIYDTMWHSTENMTIPIMQGIKDEGVDCKVIKLRATPMSIAIKEFWKSRGCLIGTPTINNVMFPSVSEFLYHLGGLRPKGRIVGAFGSYGWGGGAVKEVCEAFKRMGLEIVEPGVQVLYKPSAEDEKQCYEFAREFAKKVKEYHEKYI
- a CDS encoding rubredoxin — encoded protein: MWKCSICGYEYDEKTEGTPFEKLPDDWRCPVCGAPKDAFEKVK